The Haloarchaeobius amylolyticus genome window below encodes:
- the thsB gene encoding thermosome subunit beta yields the protein MQQGQPMIVMSEESQRVKDRDAQEYNIQAARAVAEAVRSTLGPKGMDKMLVDSMGDVTITNDGVTILKEMDIDNPTAEMIIEVAETQEDEAGDGTTTAVAIAGELLKNAEDLLEQDIHPSAIIKGFHLASKQAREEVDDIAENVDADDEELLRKVAETSMTGKGAELDKEHLAELIVEAVQSVTVEGQVDMEYLKIETQTGQPASASELLKGAVIDKDPVHDDMPKSVDDAKILLLNEAIEVEEANVDTEVNVTDPSQLQQFLDQEEKQLKDKVQSIVDSGADVVFCQKGIDDLAQHYLAKEGILAVRRVKKSDVRFLREILGASVVSDLDDFDASDLGAGSISRDAEDELFYVEGAENAHGVTLTLRGSTDHVVDELERGVTDALDVVAQTVSDGRVVAGGGAIEVEVASRLRDYADSVEGREQLAVEAFADSLELVPRVLAENAGLDSIDILVNLRSEHESGNKRAGLNVFSGQIEDTFDAGVVEPAHSKEQAYTSATEAANLVLKIDDIISAGDLSTDKGDDEGGPGGAGGMGGMGGMGGAM from the coding sequence ATGCAGCAAGGTCAGCCGATGATCGTGATGTCCGAGGAGTCCCAGCGCGTCAAGGACCGTGACGCGCAGGAGTACAACATCCAGGCGGCTCGCGCAGTCGCCGAGGCCGTGCGTTCCACACTCGGCCCGAAAGGGATGGACAAGATGCTCGTCGACTCGATGGGTGACGTCACCATCACGAACGACGGCGTAACCATCCTGAAGGAGATGGACATCGACAACCCGACGGCCGAGATGATCATCGAGGTCGCCGAGACGCAGGAGGACGAGGCCGGTGACGGCACGACGACCGCCGTCGCCATCGCGGGCGAACTCCTGAAGAACGCCGAGGACCTCCTCGAGCAGGACATCCACCCGAGCGCCATCATCAAGGGCTTCCACCTCGCGAGCAAGCAGGCTCGCGAAGAGGTCGACGACATCGCGGAGAACGTCGACGCCGACGACGAGGAGCTCCTGCGCAAGGTCGCCGAGACCTCCATGACGGGCAAGGGCGCCGAACTCGACAAGGAGCACCTCGCAGAGCTCATCGTCGAGGCCGTCCAGTCCGTCACCGTCGAGGGGCAGGTCGACATGGAGTACCTCAAGATCGAGACCCAGACCGGCCAGCCCGCCTCCGCCTCCGAGCTCCTGAAGGGCGCGGTCATCGACAAGGACCCGGTCCACGACGACATGCCGAAGTCGGTCGACGACGCGAAGATCCTCCTCCTCAACGAGGCCATCGAGGTCGAGGAGGCCAACGTCGACACCGAGGTCAACGTCACCGACCCGAGCCAGCTCCAGCAGTTCCTCGACCAGGAGGAGAAGCAGCTCAAGGACAAGGTCCAGTCCATCGTCGACTCCGGTGCCGACGTCGTCTTCTGCCAGAAGGGCATCGACGACCTCGCCCAGCACTACCTCGCGAAGGAGGGCATCCTCGCCGTCCGCCGCGTGAAGAAGTCCGACGTCCGGTTCCTGCGTGAGATCCTCGGCGCGTCCGTCGTCTCCGACCTCGACGACTTCGACGCCTCCGACCTCGGCGCTGGCTCCATCAGCCGCGACGCCGAGGACGAGCTGTTCTACGTCGAGGGTGCCGAGAACGCCCACGGCGTCACGCTCACCCTCCGTGGCTCCACCGACCACGTCGTCGACGAGCTCGAGCGCGGCGTCACCGACGCCCTCGACGTCGTCGCCCAGACCGTCTCCGACGGCCGCGTCGTCGCCGGTGGCGGCGCCATCGAGGTCGAGGTCGCCTCGCGCCTCCGCGACTACGCCGACTCCGTCGAGGGTCGCGAGCAGCTCGCCGTCGAGGCGTTCGCCGACTCGCTGGAACTCGTGCCGCGCGTCCTCGCCGAGAACGCCGGTCTCGACTCCATCGACATCCTCGTCAACCTCCGCTCCGAGCACGAGAGCGGCAACAAGCGCGCCGGTCTGAACGTCTTCTCCGGCCAGATCGAGGACACCTTCGACGCTGGCGTCGTCGAGCCGGCCCACTCCAAGGAGCAGGCGTACACGTCTGCCACCGAGGCCGCGAACCTCGTCCTCAAGATCGACGACATCATCTCCGCCGGTGACCTGAGCACCGACAAGGGCGACGACGAAGGTGGCCCCGGCGGTGCTGGCGGCATGGGCGGTATGGGCGGCATGGGCGGCGCTATGTAA
- a CDS encoding phosphatase PAP2 family protein yields the protein MAVVAGATLGRDATLVLTVFATLVSLLGDPSLLLALVTGLTVLDRERWVPVLAVTLGGYALTLGVETALAVPARTATAPPVAAESLPSLLRPLYEREAASDGYALPSGHVVAATVVWLQLAWPGAVGTRPGKDRLRAALAARRARIGLAATVVGLVAWSRVFLGAHVAVDVVAGVALGASYLLVVAAVWRRYRR from the coding sequence ATGGCGGTCGTAGCCGGTGCGACGCTCGGCAGGGACGCCACCCTCGTTCTCACCGTCTTCGCGACGCTCGTCTCGCTGCTCGGCGACCCGTCCCTGCTGCTCGCGCTCGTCACCGGTCTCACAGTACTCGACCGCGAGCGCTGGGTCCCGGTCCTCGCGGTGACCCTCGGCGGCTACGCGCTCACCCTCGGTGTCGAGACGGCACTCGCGGTCCCTGCCCGGACCGCGACAGCGCCGCCGGTCGCGGCCGAGTCCCTGCCGTCGCTCCTCCGACCACTGTACGAGCGCGAGGCCGCGAGCGACGGCTACGCGCTGCCCAGTGGCCACGTCGTCGCCGCGACCGTCGTCTGGCTCCAGCTGGCGTGGCCCGGCGCGGTCGGGACCCGGCCCGGGAAGGACCGACTCCGCGCCGCGCTCGCGGCCCGCCGGGCCCGCATCGGGCTGGCAGCCACGGTCGTCGGCCTCGTCGCCTGGTCGCGGGTGTTCCTCGGCGCACACGTCGCGGTCGACGTGGTCGCGGGCGTGGCGCTCGGGGCGAGCTACCTGCTCGTCGTCGCGGCTGTCTGGCGACGGTACCGTCGGTGA
- a CDS encoding ribonuclease BN, with amino-acid sequence MSEDEPPADDDRPDEGEREPADSGDQPDPAGGPDASPDGTDQPSDDDPAPDAAGDPTDVSEAEIERLYERLAELEDEVEGQRASKASVAELREELESFEDDVESRTVDRDEVESDLKRYVRRKLRRGHARGWGPYLVLLYGTAMTLGLLYAPKMDGDFWVVFAMIVIWLSVLGLYVLFVIVGVTFSVLGVPGRLRDRVQEWRS; translated from the coding sequence ATGTCTGAGGACGAGCCGCCGGCGGACGACGACCGGCCCGACGAAGGGGAACGTGAGCCTGCCGACAGTGGCGACCAGCCCGACCCGGCAGGCGGCCCGGACGCCTCGCCCGACGGCACCGACCAGCCGTCCGACGACGACCCGGCGCCCGACGCCGCCGGCGACCCGACCGACGTGAGCGAGGCCGAGATCGAGCGGCTCTACGAACGCCTCGCCGAACTCGAGGACGAGGTCGAGGGCCAGCGTGCGAGCAAGGCGTCGGTCGCCGAGTTGCGCGAGGAACTCGAATCCTTCGAGGACGACGTCGAGTCCCGGACCGTCGACCGCGACGAGGTCGAGTCCGACCTGAAGCGCTACGTCCGGCGCAAGCTCCGGCGCGGCCACGCCCGCGGCTGGGGTCCCTACCTCGTCCTGCTCTACGGGACCGCCATGACCCTCGGGCTGCTCTACGCCCCGAAGATGGACGGCGACTTCTGGGTCGTCTTCGCCATGATCGTCATCTGGCTCTCGGTCCTCGGCCTCTACGTCCTGTTCGTCATCGTCGGCGTCACCTTCAGCGTCCTCGGCGTCCCCGGCCGCCTCCGCGACCGCGTCCAGGAATGGCGGTCGTAG
- the lrp gene encoding HTH-type transcriptional regulator Lrp, translating to MTYENLDAKLVNALLDNGDASLRSLAEQLDVSVTTVSNHVSALEDEGVIRGYTPKIDYDQLGYDVTAVVQLKVEGSALPDVTERLREEKQMVSVYEVTGDYDVIAIGKFEDTDGMNTQIKRLLTDPEIKESNTSVVLNPVCENEQFELDIE from the coding sequence ATGACGTACGAAAATCTCGACGCGAAGTTGGTGAATGCACTTCTGGACAACGGCGACGCGAGTCTTCGCAGTCTGGCAGAACAACTCGACGTGTCCGTGACGACCGTCTCGAACCACGTCTCCGCGCTGGAGGACGAAGGGGTCATCCGCGGGTACACGCCGAAGATCGACTACGACCAGCTCGGCTACGACGTCACCGCCGTCGTCCAGCTCAAGGTCGAGGGGAGCGCCCTGCCCGACGTGACCGAACGCCTCCGCGAGGAGAAGCAGATGGTGTCGGTGTACGAGGTCACCGGCGACTACGACGTCATCGCCATCGGGAAGTTCGAGGACACCGACGGCATGAACACCCAGATCAAGCGCCTGCTCACCGACCCGGAGATCAAGGAGTCGAACACCTCGGTCGTCCTGAACCCGGTCTGCGAGAACGAGCAGTTCGAACTCGACATCGAGTAA
- a CDS encoding SOS response-associated peptidase, producing MCGRYSLFVTPDELQERFGVSVPDDYGPRYNAAPRQDLPVVRADTDDELTRANWGFVPSWTDDPDDAPRPINARSETVQEKPMFRTAFASAGPGADLATAGRCLVPADGFYEWKQEGDGKQPYRVTLTDEAPFAMAGLYAVWEGIEQQTGLDAFAGGEAAEPATKRIVSFTVCTTEPNDLVADLHHRMAVIVPEGEEETWLHGDTDEAVGLCEPYPADEMRAYPVSTAVNDPANDSPAVVEELGAN from the coding sequence TGTGTGGTCGCTACAGTCTCTTCGTGACGCCCGACGAGTTGCAGGAACGCTTCGGCGTCTCCGTCCCCGACGACTACGGGCCGCGGTACAACGCGGCGCCGCGGCAGGACCTGCCGGTCGTCCGGGCCGACACCGACGACGAGCTGACCCGGGCGAACTGGGGGTTCGTCCCGTCGTGGACCGACGACCCCGACGACGCGCCCCGGCCGATCAACGCGCGGTCGGAGACCGTCCAGGAGAAGCCGATGTTCCGGACCGCGTTCGCCTCGGCCGGGCCGGGGGCCGACCTCGCGACGGCCGGGCGGTGTCTCGTCCCGGCGGACGGGTTCTACGAGTGGAAACAGGAGGGTGACGGCAAGCAGCCCTACCGCGTGACGCTGACCGACGAGGCGCCGTTCGCGATGGCCGGGCTGTACGCGGTCTGGGAGGGCATCGAACAGCAGACCGGCCTCGACGCCTTCGCGGGCGGCGAGGCGGCGGAACCCGCGACGAAACGAATCGTCTCCTTCACGGTCTGTACGACCGAGCCGAACGACCTCGTCGCCGACCTGCACCACCGGATGGCGGTCATCGTCCCCGAGGGCGAGGAGGAGACGTGGCTGCACGGTGACACCGACGAGGCGGTCGGGCTGTGCGAGCCGTACCCGGCCGACGAGATGCGGGCGTACCCGGTGTCGACGGCGGTGAACGACCCGGCGAACGACTCGCCGGCGGTGGTCGAGGAACTCGGCGCGAACTGA
- a CDS encoding thiamine-binding protein — translation MSVIARFEILPVGEQHMSESIARALDALDDLGVTYETTAMDTIVEAETAAEAFAAVQAAHEAAGDGRIVTSFELDDDPERELHAADRVSAVEKAREHSADAAKP, via the coding sequence ATGTCAGTCATCGCCCGATTCGAGATACTGCCCGTCGGAGAACAGCACATGTCCGAGTCCATCGCCCGCGCGCTCGACGCGCTGGACGACCTCGGCGTCACCTACGAGACGACCGCGATGGACACCATCGTCGAGGCCGAGACCGCGGCCGAGGCCTTCGCCGCCGTCCAGGCCGCCCACGAGGCGGCCGGCGACGGCCGCATCGTCACCTCGTTCGAGCTCGACGACGACCCGGAACGCGAACTGCACGCCGCCGACCGCGTCTCGGCTGTCGAGAAGGCACGCGAGCACTCCGCGGACGCGGCGAAGCCGTAA
- the glnA gene encoding type I glutamate--ammonia ligase, giving the protein MTSGNLSAEEEAVIEQIEEQNVDFLRLQFTDILGTVKNVSVPASQAEKAFTEGIYFDGSSIDGFVRIQESDMRLEPDPTTFAVLPWRKTEESAAARLICDVMDTSTGEPFPGDPRGVLKRAIDRADEMGYEINAAPEPEFFLFEEDEEGRATTKTNDAGGYFDLAPKDLASDVRRDIIYGLESMGFDIEASHHEVAEGQHEINFTYDDALSTADNVATFRSVVRAIAAEHDLHATFMPKPIPRINGSGMHTHISLFQNGENAFHDDDDEFNLSETAKQFTAGILEHAPAITAVSNPTVNSYKRLVPGYEAPVYVAWSDRNRSALIRKPAARVPAASRIEARFPDPSCNPYLAFAALIHAGLDGIEQGLDCPDPVRENIYEFDEQKREEYGIDTLPTNLGEAVDALEEDEVIANALGEHVYEKFIEAKRAEFKDYLVDVSDWEIDRYLEKF; this is encoded by the coding sequence ATGACAAGCGGAAACCTGTCTGCAGAAGAGGAAGCGGTCATCGAGCAGATCGAAGAACAGAACGTGGACTTCCTGCGCCTGCAGTTCACCGACATCCTCGGGACCGTCAAGAACGTCTCCGTCCCGGCCAGTCAGGCCGAGAAGGCGTTCACCGAGGGCATCTACTTCGACGGGTCGTCCATCGACGGCTTCGTCCGCATCCAGGAGTCCGACATGCGCCTGGAGCCGGACCCGACGACGTTCGCCGTCCTGCCGTGGCGCAAGACCGAGGAGAGCGCGGCCGCACGTCTCATCTGTGACGTGATGGACACCTCGACCGGCGAGCCGTTCCCGGGCGACCCGCGTGGCGTCCTCAAGCGCGCCATCGACCGCGCGGACGAGATGGGCTACGAGATCAACGCCGCGCCCGAGCCGGAGTTCTTCCTGTTCGAGGAGGACGAGGAGGGGCGTGCGACGACGAAGACCAACGACGCCGGTGGCTACTTCGACCTCGCGCCGAAGGACCTCGCCTCGGACGTGCGCCGTGACATCATCTACGGCCTCGAGTCCATGGGCTTCGACATCGAAGCCTCCCACCACGAGGTCGCCGAGGGCCAGCACGAGATCAACTTCACCTACGACGACGCGCTGTCGACGGCCGACAACGTCGCGACGTTCCGCTCCGTCGTCCGTGCCATCGCGGCCGAGCACGACCTGCACGCGACGTTCATGCCCAAGCCCATCCCGCGCATCAACGGGTCGGGCATGCACACGCACATCTCGCTGTTCCAGAACGGCGAGAACGCGTTCCACGACGACGACGACGAGTTCAACCTGAGCGAGACGGCCAAGCAGTTCACCGCGGGTATCCTCGAGCACGCGCCGGCCATCACGGCGGTCTCGAACCCGACCGTGAACTCCTACAAGCGCCTGGTGCCCGGCTACGAGGCACCCGTCTACGTGGCGTGGTCCGACCGCAACCGCTCCGCGCTCATCCGGAAGCCGGCCGCCCGCGTCCCGGCCGCGAGCCGCATCGAGGCACGCTTCCCCGACCCGTCCTGTAACCCGTACCTCGCGTTCGCCGCGCTCATCCACGCGGGTCTCGACGGGATCGAGCAGGGCCTCGACTGCCCGGACCCGGTCCGCGAGAACATCTACGAGTTCGACGAGCAGAAGCGCGAGGAGTACGGCATCGACACGCTGCCGACCAACCTCGGCGAGGCCGTCGACGCCCTCGAGGAGGACGAGGTCATCGCGAACGCACTCGGCGAACACGTCTACGAGAAGTTCATCGAGGCCAAGCGCGCCGAGTTCAAGGACTACCTCGTGGACGTCTCCGACTGGGAGATCGACCGGTACCTCGAGAAGTTCTAG